The sequence ATTTATAATAAGAAAACTTCCTTCTAGTTTCTAATCCAACTGTCATTGTATTCCAGGAGTATGGGATGTACCCTGACATTATTATATCCTCACACACTTAAAGCTGTGATAACCAGTGTGACATGAACAGTGGTCTAATGAAGACTACTGGGGCCTCCTATTAAAAACCTTCATGTGTCAGGGCTCCATTTAGCTTGTTTTTCCACCTGGGTTGCCAGGTGCTTTGAGTCCTCcgggggaggaggggtgtggCTGCTGTTGACGAcggtgatgaggatgatgactGTGAAGGTCCCCCGGGGCAAGGGCCCAGAATACCAAACCACAACAGGCAGAGGAGCGTGGTGAGCCCCCAATAACTGGCTTATGCAACTGATCGGAGACTCGTTCAGGATTATGTAACAGCATTAGGTCAGCCTGCTGCTCACAGCCGGGCCAGGGACTACCACCGTCACTGTCACCCATATCAGCGTGGGTCAAATCAAAAACTTCAGGCAGGAATATACTGCTGATAGACAGGTCTCAGTGTGTGGGACCAGTGTTAAGGTGCAGCAGGACTGTCAATGTGCCTGCATCTACTGTCATTAGCCACTAAAAAGCTAAGTGTTTAGATGCATGGGCAGGCTGAATTTCCAGAGAAAAACTGGACCAACGACAGATTACTGACATAACTGTCACTGTGCTGAATTAGCCTGCTTAATGTTCTGTATGTCAACAAACCGATCAGCGTAGAGGGAACACTGGCTCTGATTGCTTCCAGATGTGCCCTTTTTGGTTCATCTCTACTCTCTGTTATGATAAAAATACAAGATTAAGTTGGCTCTAAAATGAGGTCATTTTACTCACTGTCCATCCCAACTATGTGCTGACATCAGAAGCACTTTGTTTAGGTTATACATGAAATCTTTTAAAGCTCAAAGACAGTGATTAAATAGCCCAGCAACTGTCATCAGATTCATTCAAATGCTGTTCAGTTTAATCGATGAACGTAAAGTATGTGATATCATCTTTTATTCCAACAAAGCCTCGCCCTTTACAGTAACAGATAGGTCTGGTGTTTCTCACTGATGGCTGTCTCCAGTTGGAGAAACAACcgagccaatcagagctttATAGGCAGGATTAAAGGGGAACTCAACAATCTGACACATCAAAGTGCCAAAGAAGTTGTGTAAAGGCTCCGCGGTGGCTGCTGAGGAAGCTGCGCAAAATCTTATAAATGTCCTCAAGGGATGTCAGTTCAGTCACAATCGACTGTGGGACTGCAGACCACAAGTCTGGCAATGAAAAGAACTGGGGGTGAAAAGACGTGATCTTAACACACCTCTATGTGCAGGTCCTCATCCCTGCCACAGGCTACAGGCTACATCAGCTGCTGCTCGCATAACCCGCCTGAATCTCCCATCTCAGAGCTAAAAATTCTCTGACCGCTGAGAAAAAACTATCGCTACTGGTCGGTTAGCAAAATAACTCCTCCTAAACagaacatgacacacacacaacacgcaaCAGAACATGATGAAGTGACATGACACAGCAATTGAGATGGATTACTCAGCAAATTCTAAATGGTAATAGCAGAGTTATTTGGCCTTAGGCTCAGAGACTTTAAATATCTGACAGCAttacaaacagcagaaaaagatACTATTTGCtgctttatgggaaatgtaggatctgGTGTTTTTGGAGCTCGACCCATACTGAGGACTGACACTCTGATGATTTGGTCATTTTCACTTAAATGTGTGTATAGAGGTGCAACACTAAAATGCTGGAGTAGCTGTTTAATCCATCAACGTAATGTATATGTGGAGCATGAGAAGTACTGTAGATGAGTTTCAGTCAACAGGCCGTGACATTATATAACTGTAAAAACATATCTGATGCACATACTGAGGGGTTATCTATGCTTCTGATGGTCTGGTTGTACTGTAATGGCTCATTATGCAGGTAAACTGGTTTGTTCTGTACTATGAAAGGCACAAGAGAGGAAATCCCATGTGTAAGAAAATACCATACTGCTACTGCGTGGGTACAgacagtatgtgtgtggttgCACAGTAATGTTGCAGGCATAGtgtctgggattttttttcccccagaattCCAAGTGCGGCTTCAGAAACTGCTCGTTTGTGGCTCTTCACCAACACAAGCCTTGAATGAATATTGTTAAGTATAATGCAGTGTTGTGCTCAGCCCCCCTGCTCATGCTGATCTTGTGATAAGGGAAAAGAACATTCCCTCTACATTACttgccaaatgtgtgtgtgtgtgtgtgtgcgcgagctGCACCAGGGAATCCTGCATAGAAGGAACAcaataaatcacattttagCTGGGTCATGTGATTAATGGAGGGAGGACAGTGAAGCGTTTGGACATCCCTGCTGACCAGACGTGATGatattttgtttgctgtttctgAGGAAAAAGACAGTGTGTATAAAAAGGTTACTACACAGGTTGAGAAATCCTACACCACATATGTCAGAATCAGTTGGACATGACGTAACCTggcctgcccccccccccccccccccccaaaaaaaaacagtctaatTTGATGGACAACAGTCCCACCTGCTGGACAGAACTACTGTCTACACTCTGATTGAAGACATTATACTGAATGTCAGCTTTATTGATTAGAATGAAAAGTGAACATATTGTTGAGGAAACAGCTTTACACTGAAAACTCAGCGTCATAAAAACTTTTAAAGGTATCAAAAATGGTCCCTCTGAACAACTTGTGCTCAATTTATAATAAAGCGCTCCTGTTATAAAACGTGGCACTAGAACAAAGCTGTGCTATGAAAATGCATGTAACTATAAATCTCAGAAATTAAGACTCTTCATAAAAATTAAACTGATTTATAGggaatgatttttaaaaaatacacgaGCACAACGTAAATGTAGTGAAAGCTGAGACATCGGTTTCCCACAGAGATAATTTAAGATTCATTTGGTCTGGTCCTATAAAGGCATGTAGTCAGTTCTCAGTTCGAATATTTGTAACAGTGGAGGAAACAATGCAAAAGTAACatgagccacaaaaaaatcaacatgcaACACATGCAATGGcttaagtacaaaaacaaagcattttacCATATAAATTTCCAATCTTAAATGTAGAGTTGTGAGGAAATCAAACATTCAAGTGGAATAATCTGAAGCTAAAGCTATCTCTCCTCAAGGTGCAAACAGTAAGAGGCTACCAACCAATGCTGACACCGTTTTTAGTTGAAGTCTCTGTCGGGAAGCACCAGCGGGGCCACCAGGGTCCACAGGTACAGGGCCAAGCCCAGCCAGCTGGAGCCGATCTTCACCCAGACGGCTGGCATGGTGGTCTGCATGGCCTGGTAGTCGGTATCTGGCCTGGTGAGATGAGTCAGACAAAGAAGTCAGCGATGGAAGGAAAGTCTGAGGTTAGGTGAGAGTAACAGATAACTGATGCTTACTTGAACCAGTTAGTGAGGGTCATCATTATGTAGAGAGAGGCCAGAAAGAGGCTGAAGTGGAAGAAGGAGTAGCTGTAGGTGACTCCTTCCTCTTCGTTGTCCACAGCCCGTCGGACTCCGTCGTCCACCGTGGCGACCTCAGGGTCAGCGGTCAGTCCCTGGCCCTCCTCGGTCCGCATTAGCTTGTTTACCTGGGCATTGTTGGAGGAGCGGATGCTGTGGTGGTAGAGAGCACAAGGACTCACTGTCATGGCAGAATCTGAAATATCTGCCTCAGATATGAGTGCGTACACAACCTTCTCTTTCTTATTTTGCAGCTGAAAGATTTGTTTCCAGGTTGAACTTGGTCCTAAATGTCAACTTACAAAGATGCAACTTGCATTCAGTGATGAATCCACAACTTCAAAGTAATTTCTAAACACATCTACTTCTTGTACAGGCAGGTCATGAAAACGTaaaatcagcagcagtgacaaTAAAATACCTGGCGTAAAGAGTACAGAACAAGAAAATGATCAATCCCACAATGCCTTGTGCATCCCACCACTGGACGCTTGCAGTAGGAGCAGGTCCTGGTGGTGGAGTTGGACTGCTGGGCTGGACCAGTCCCAGCAGACTAGGGTTACACTGCTTATCTGAGGTTGGACACAGAAAACAACGTAATTAAAGATTATTAAAGTCACAGAGGCTTGTACTTCTAATAAAGCTTTATACAAAATGCTTCCTCTGCATGTGTGCTGTGACTCAGATTCATTAGACTTACTGGGGTTGTTGGTCATGGCCGACCAGGTGACGTACATGGTGTAGAGGGAGATAAGCGAGGCCTGGAGCAGGCCTGAGCTGGGCTGAGCCTCCTGGGGACACAGAGCGTGGGATGAGTCAGAAAATAAACCAGTAATTTTGTCCTCGCTCTGACATAACAGAAGGTCACAGCTGGGATAAAGTTAATTCATTACTAGCTAGTCTGCTAGGTCGAGAATTAAACAGCATGTATCCTCATTTCTTGGGAGAGGGCACGAGAGCATCAGTCAGCTCCTGAACATAAGGTGAAACAGTAGCAGCGGTGGTTAGGAGGTATAGGGCGGGTCGTGCTATCAATAACAGAAGGTGCAGTGGCCGTCCTCAAAGAATGATGCCACACACAGCTCACTATTCAAGGAACCTTGCATTGAAAAACAGACTTTGCATAAGGATTATATAAGGTAATTGGTGTTTCAGTGACTCACTGGACAGTGTGAAGGACAGACAGCGAGAacgagagacaaaaaaaattgactcCCCTAAAAGGCAGGAGACTTTCAACCTTTGCCAAAGAACACAAAAAGAAGCCTGATGAATATTGGTGGATCACTGGGGTCCAGCATGCTCTGtgctcaaaaataaaaaagcagacttacaaaatataaaaataaaagaggaacaGAATCTGCCTAATGAAGGGAGTACTGACTTTTGACTTTTGGCTATTTAACATGGACCTTTCATAATACTTCAGTCactcaaacatttctgttttttagatTAATTGGCTTCATTTTACATCACTGGTAGACACTATTACACATTAAGGATTAGGTGACAAAACATCTGCATATACTAGTGTCAGACATCAGTCCATAAATACTCACACACCCGCACATCTGTGTTACCTGAACTTTGGGAAGAATGGCCACAATGGACACAATGATGCAGAACAGGAGGTTGAGGCTGATGAAGACCTTGTGCTCAGTGCAGTCGTCCGGTTGGGTGTAAAACACGTAGAAGAGTACGACAGCAGCGAAAGCCAAGGCGTAGTGGAGTATTGTGAAAGACAGCAGAGCTGTGAGAATAACAAGAACAAAGCGAGACATCATTACACACGTGAAACCTGGTGGTGACGAAACACTGTCGGCTGACGAAGCAGGATTCGGCTGCTGGAGTCTgatgacagagtcagagagtttGCAGTAATTACTTCTGTACAACTCTGGACTTATTTATTTAGGATTTAGGACAAGGATGGTTTGTACATAAGTACGAGTAACTTTTCCAAGGTGAACAGTTCTTGTGATGTGATAAACTGCAAGGGAATATTATTTTAGGAATAAAAACAGGGAGAACCAAAAATCCAGGTATTACCCTTCAAAAACCCACTGGGCAAACCCTAAAGTTTGAGCGGGCACTTATTGGGTTAAATGGAGATTTTGCTACTTTTCTACCTGCAAACCAGCACTTGGAGTTTCCATCCTCTGCCTTCTCCAGCCAAGACTGGTTCCAGGAATGGGCGAAGTCCACCAGCAGGATGAGctggatgatgatgaagatgaaagagCCCACCATGCCGAAGTAATACCACACTGAGACCAGACAGAACAATCTTTAGAAGGTTACAGGCTGTGCAGCGCCAGAGGTGTGAATCCTCAGCACTAAATGTTAAAGAGGTGGATCCTCAGCACAGTATGTTGCATCATAGTTCAATGTTTATCAGGTCTGATCGCTAAACTGATGTTTAGCTTATTTATGAACAGACTCAGAGAACCGAAAGTTCTTCAACACTGCTATTAATCACATGGAGTGAAGCGTTACTTGGTGCTTAGACATGATTATttaccacaaacacaaataaaaggaAGACAGAACACACTGAGCACTTCCTCCACCTGCCGCTCAGAAATCAACATAAGCACTGAGCCTCAGAAACTGCCTAAAGAATTATGGGTACTGTTTGATATATTGTTTGTTTCCTGAGCTTAGGTACAGGTGAAGATacgcaatttttttttttttgatgttgtaTTTTGAAGAATACGAGGCCAAAGATCTCAAAACTTCAGCACTATCTGAACACAATCATCCAAAAACCCTCCTTAAATcaagttatttaaaaatgaaagttaCAATTTGAGTCACAGATTTCTTAATAAAGGAGCAGGTAAAAATCTGAGCGAGCCTTCACTGCCAACTTAACTGTTTTTGATACTTGGTGAACTACAGATGTTCAAAATAGAGCCCTACTTCACCCTGACTAAAACACTAACACACGTCACAGCTTCATACCTGTATTAAAGATGCCATCTGGAATGAAGAACGCTCCCACAGTTATGCCAACGAGCACCAGGAACTTGAAGAACCAGAAACTGAGAACGAAAAAATAAAGGTATTCTTAGCGTGAATGAAAGGTAAACACAATCTTTAGAAGTGCAGGGCCCACGTTTGGCCACCAGAATGCAGCATTCTCTCATCATGCAGAGCTGCACTGAAGCTGCAGCACGAACCCATTTTGGATGGCGGCTCGGGGGTCCTTGCTGCTGCGCACTCGGATCATGatgatggagaagaggaagaagaagcaggCCATGGCGAAGCACATGCGGTACACTGACTTGTAGCCCACGATGATGTCGCAGTTCACCTTGTTCTCGATGCCAGGTATGGTTGTGCCACCCATGCAGAAACCTGGAATCTGACAATG is a genomic window of Toxotes jaculatrix isolate fToxJac2 chromosome 13, fToxJac2.pri, whole genome shotgun sequence containing:
- the serinc2 gene encoding serine incorporator 2, producing MGACLALSSLASCASCLCGSAPCLLSSCCPSTYNSTMSRLAFSFLLLLGTLVSVIMILPGMEEHLKKIPGFCMGGTTIPGIENKVNCDIIVGYKSVYRMCFAMACFFFLFSIIMIRVRSSKDPRAAIQNGFWFFKFLVLVGITVGAFFIPDGIFNTVWYYFGMVGSFIFIIIQLILLVDFAHSWNQSWLEKAEDGNSKCWFAALLSFTILHYALAFAAVVLFYVFYTQPDDCTEHKVFISLNLLFCIIVSIVAILPKVQEAQPSSGLLQASLISLYTMYVTWSAMTNNPNKQCNPSLLGLVQPSSPTPPPGPAPTASVQWWDAQGIVGLIIFLFCTLYASIRSSNNAQVNKLMRTEEGQGLTADPEVATVDDGVRRAVDNEEEGVTYSYSFFHFSLFLASLYIMMTLTNWFKPDTDYQAMQTTMPAVWVKIGSSWLGLALYLWTLVAPLVLPDRDFN